Below is a window of Chloroflexota bacterium DNA.
GGGCGTGCTTCATGTTGTCGGGGAGATTCCAGGCTTCTGGCTGGTCGACAGCTTTCCCTTCGAGGTTATTCCCGAAACGACCATCGTTACCAATGGGGTTCCTTTAGAGCCTGACGTATGGGCGCGCGTCGAGGCGATCAAACTACCTTCCGGTTTTCAGGCGACATCGATCGAATTGTCCCTCAGTCCAGTCAGCGATATCTTTGATCGCATCCTTGCGATGGATGGTAATCTACTCTGGGATGTGGGCAATTCCCGTGTTATCATTGTTTCGCCTGACGACATCTCCGGTGATCCCGAGATCGGAAAACTGGCTGCTGTCCATGGCCGGATTTCCCCCGAAGGTTTGGTAGCAGATCACGTTATCGTATTGGATTCTGACACAGAAGTGGCGATAGACGGCTCGATCGTCGAACTTAACGCCACTGAATGGGTCGTCGACGATCTCACGGTTGAGATCGATAGCAATACGGTGATTCACGGCACACCTGCCATCGGTGCACGTGTCCAGATCCGGGCTGAAGAATTGGATAACGGCAACGTCCTCGCCCTGGAGGTTTGGGTTGTCGGCAGCCTGCCAGGTGTGCAAAACCTGGTTGGATGGCTGCAACGTATCCAGACGGAGGACAATCCCAGCATTTGGCGAGTCAACCTGCTTGATGGCCCTGACCTTAGCCCGGTGTTCATGGGAATCTACGACGATACGGTTGTGGACGAGTCCGGGGGCGCCGCCGTGCCTGATGCCTGGCTGGAAATGGAAGCAACTCACATGGGCGATGGCTACTACTATGGCCATCACATAAAAGTACTTCCCAGGGCGCCCAAGCGTCAACTGGTTGGCCTGGTAGAATCGTTGCCTGATTATGGCTATGAGGGACCTTGGGAGGTTGGCGGTTATCCGGTGATCGTGAATGATCAAACCGCGATCGTTGGGGTGCCAGAGGTTGGGGCCCTTGTCTGGATGACAGGCGTTCCCGATTTTGCCAATATCTTGCACGTGCAATTGATTGAGGTCCTGGGCGAGTAATCGGCCCCTTTCATCAGGGCGGACCCATTGAAAGCAGAAGCCGAGCGGTTGGCACGACCGCTCGGCTTGCTAATTCATGATGAAGCATCGCTCGTATCAAAGGTCTGCATGCATGTAGAGGTCTTCGAGCTCAAAACCTCGTTGGCGATAATAATCCCGCGTCCCGATAGCGGCGATAACTGACAGGCGGCGGAATCCAGCTTCCTGTGAAAGCTGGCGAGCCTTTTCGATCAATCGAGTTCCCAGACCAAGATGTTGCGCCTCTCCGCTGCTGGAATCACCGATGTGCAGAGCGCGTCCATAGACATGGACCTCCCGGATCAGCGCGTTGGCCTTGATTTCGCAGGGTGTTTCAACCGAACTGTCCGGCCAGGGCAACAACAGACGCAGAAAACCTGCCAGCTTTCCTTCCTGGGTTTCGAAGGAGAGGAAGTGCTCCAGCCCGGCGCCAGTTTCATAGCGCTGTACGTCAAGGCGGAGGGTATCCGGATCTGCGTCACGGTCGCGTACCTCCCGGCAACGCATGCACTGGCATTGTCTGCCGCTGTCGGCCAGGGCCTTTTGGGCCATCTCCCGGAGATTGTTGAACCGATTGCCCTCGGCCACGTAATTGGCCGGAATGTCGCGGACCACGCGGCTCAGGCGGCAATAGCGGGGTGTCCTGGCTTTGCAGTCAGCTATCAGGGCAAGCAATGCACCTTCATCATACGGTTGATAGCCCCCCTGCTGCCAGATCTCGTAGAGTTCGGTGCCCGCAATCAACGAGCATGGATACACTTTCAGTTCATCGGGTCGCATGTCAGGATCATTCCAAAGGCGGGCGTAGTCTGCCAGATCGCTCTCCGGTGTGGCTCCCAGCAGGTTTGGCATCCAGTGGAGATGGAGCTTGAAACCGCTGGCTCGCAGCATCCTGACCGCCCGGCGGGCAGTTTCCACATCGTGCCCGCGCCGGTTCAAGCGCAGGATTTCGTCGTCAAGACTCTGAATGCCGAGTTGGACACGGGTAACGCCCAGGCGTCTCAGCCGCTGAATCTCTTCGAGGGTAACCCAATCGGGCCGGGTTTCAATAGTCAAGCCCACGCAGCGGGAGGTCGCCCGTTCGTTGAGATGTTGGGCTTGCGCCAACGATGTTGAATCTGATCCATTCAGGGCATCCAGGCAGCGCCGGACGAACCATTCGGTGTACTGGGGCGAGTAAGCGGACCAGGTGCCGCCGAGGATCAACAACTCAACCTTCTGAATTGGATGTCCCACGGCATCAAAGGCCTCAAGCCTGCCTCGGGTCTGGCGAAAGGGATCGAATTCGTAGCGAAGCGCCCGCTGTGCGCCCGGTTCCAACGACAGATAGCTTTTGGGCATATCGGGATCGTTCGGACAGAAGATGCAGTGGCCAGGACAACCGGCCGGCTTGGTCAGCACTGCAACAGGCGCGATACCTGACTGGGTTCGCACCGGTTTCATCTGAAGGCGGTAGAGCGTTTCCTTTTCAAAGGGCAGATCACCTGCTGCGACGAAATCGCGGTAAGCAGTCACCAGGTGGCTCTTGCTGAAGAACCCGGAGCCATCCCGCGGGTGTTTGCGCAGGGTTCGGTGATAGAAGCGATCGTCGAAGTTGGGAGCGGACCTGATCGCCTCGATAATGGCGAGCAGCTCTGACCGGTAGCGGTCGGTATCGATCTGCTTATATTTTCTTGCAGTTGCGTCGACTTTTTTTCGTTCAGCCACGTATCAGACCAGTTTCCAATGGATCAGCCAGTAATAGAACGCCTGGTTACCATCAATCGAGAATTTTACCATAGGTTTGCCGATCAGTTCGCCAACACCCGCGGACCACAGCAGCCCGGTCTGCTGCTGCTCCCGGATTTCCTGCCGCGATCAGGCCGCCTTCTTGATATCGGCTGCGGAAACGGGCGCTTTGCCCTGGTGCTGGAACAGCGAGAGCTATTGATCGACTACCTCGGCATCGACGCCAGCCGCCCTCTGCTTGAAATTGCCCGGGAAACCACCAACGACCTGCGTTATGTGCGCACCGCGTTCCAGCAAGTCGATGTGATGGCTGAAAACTGGGCACACGAGTTGCAGGAGGGCAGCTTCGACGCCATCGCTCTTCTGGCAGTGCTGCACCACATCCCCGGCCGTCAACGACGTCGCTCGCTGTTGGCGGGCCTGCGCGAACACCTTGCACCATCTGGTGTGTTGGCGATCTCTACCTGGCAATTCCTGAACAGTGAACGGTTGAAGCGAAAAATCGTTCCGTGGCAGCAGATCGACATTGACAGCGATTCGGTTGAGCCCGGTGATTATCTATTGGACTGGCAGCGAGGAGGAAGTGGTTTACGCTATTGTCATCTTATCGACGAGCGCCAACTTCGAGAGTTGGCAGCCGCGGCCGGGCTTGAGGTTCGGGAGATATTCCTGGCGGATGGCAAGGAGGGCAACCTGAATCTCTTTGCCATTCTTGCCCGAAATGGCCCTTGAAACTGGCAGACCTGTCAACGGGAGGCCAACAACAAGGGCAGATAGAGAGGTCGTGTCTCTACCGGATTTGCTACAAGGACGGCGCTCGGAACAATCTCGTACGATAAGATATTGCCATCCACGTCGGTGATCTGCACCGCGCCAAGATCGAGTTGACTCACCCCGGGCGCCTCGGCCGTCACCACAATCGATGCCAGATTTCCTGCCCCTGTTGGTCCCAACGGCGAACCATAGCTATAAGCACCGAACAT
It encodes the following:
- a CDS encoding class I SAM-dependent methyltransferase, producing MDQPVIERLVTINREFYHRFADQFANTRGPQQPGLLLLPDFLPRSGRLLDIGCGNGRFALVLEQRELLIDYLGIDASRPLLEIARETTNDLRYVRTAFQQVDVMAENWAHELQEGSFDAIALLAVLHHIPGRQRRRSLLAGLREHLAPSGVLAISTWQFLNSERLKRKIVPWQQIDIDSDSVEPGDYLLDWQRGGSGLRYCHLIDERQLRELAAAAGLEVREIFLADGKEGNLNLFAILARNGP
- a CDS encoding DUF5666 domain-containing protein, giving the protein MQRLRILFLAAFVLALVAGVVVGSRWLPTTTQTTASALSAEEGGPTQVPSVSLEGVLHVVGEIPGFWLVDSFPFEVIPETTIVTNGVPLEPDVWARVEAIKLPSGFQATSIELSLSPVSDIFDRILAMDGNLLWDVGNSRVIIVSPDDISGDPEIGKLAAVHGRISPEGLVADHVIVLDSDTEVAIDGSIVELNATEWVVDDLTVEIDSNTVIHGTPAIGARVQIRAEELDNGNVLALEVWVVGSLPGVQNLVGWLQRIQTEDNPSIWRVNLLDGPDLSPVFMGIYDDTVVDESGGAAVPDAWLEMEATHMGDGYYYGHHIKVLPRAPKRQLVGLVESLPDYGYEGPWEVGGYPVIVNDQTAIVGVPEVGALVWMTGVPDFANILHVQLIEVLGE
- a CDS encoding tRNA uridine(34) 5-carboxymethylaminomethyl modification radical SAM/GNAT enzyme Elp3 gives rise to the protein MAERKKVDATARKYKQIDTDRYRSELLAIIEAIRSAPNFDDRFYHRTLRKHPRDGSGFFSKSHLVTAYRDFVAAGDLPFEKETLYRLQMKPVRTQSGIAPVAVLTKPAGCPGHCIFCPNDPDMPKSYLSLEPGAQRALRYEFDPFRQTRGRLEAFDAVGHPIQKVELLILGGTWSAYSPQYTEWFVRRCLDALNGSDSTSLAQAQHLNERATSRCVGLTIETRPDWVTLEEIQRLRRLGVTRVQLGIQSLDDEILRLNRRGHDVETARRAVRMLRASGFKLHLHWMPNLLGATPESDLADYARLWNDPDMRPDELKVYPCSLIAGTELYEIWQQGGYQPYDEGALLALIADCKARTPRYCRLSRVVRDIPANYVAEGNRFNNLREMAQKALADSGRQCQCMRCREVRDRDADPDTLRLDVQRYETGAGLEHFLSFETQEGKLAGFLRLLLPWPDSSVETPCEIKANALIREVHVYGRALHIGDSSSGEAQHLGLGTRLIEKARQLSQEAGFRRLSVIAAIGTRDYYRQRGFELEDLYMHADL